A part of Crassostrea angulata isolate pt1a10 chromosome 5, ASM2561291v2, whole genome shotgun sequence genomic DNA contains:
- the LOC128184324 gene encoding carnitine O-palmitoyltransferase 1, liver isoform-like isoform X1: MAEAHSAVAFTFSVTHEGVNVDVNHEALKAVFKSGLRSIKKSMGRIKNQMKNGVYPASPMSWLFVLTFVLAFILAGVDPSFGVIGWIKTHFPWLSSASPLVSYYGSCIVFATLVWLAKAFIWKYTLRLLLNYHSWMYESRGPMSLKTKLWLVTVKLMGGRKPMLMSYQFSLPKLSVPSIHDTMNRYLTSVQPLLDEEKYSRMEKLAREFEDGIGKKLQRYLVLKSYWATNYVSDWWEDYVYLSGRSPLMINSNFYAVDAVFINPTSRQASRAANIIYAMLLYRRELEREELNPILLNKTVPLCSAQYERQFQTTRVPGLEKDKLVHYKDSNHIAVYHKGRYFKVYIYFRGQLLKPVEIEKTIQQILDDDSEPAPGEEHLAALTAGDRVPWYHAREEYFRKGKNKASLDAVEKAAFFVALDDEPQNYDKNDPSKLSQFGNAMLHGKGYDRWFDKSFTLVVTSNGRVGFNAEHSWADAPIMAHLWEYSMFEDFFVQGYTKEGFCKGEITTPPPNPIRLEWDLPKPCLQVIENSLEAAKQLIADVDLQLLVHNQYGKGFMKVCRVSPDAYIQLALQLAYYRMHKKFCLTYESSMTRLFREGRTETVRSCTPDSCDFVKAMDNPEKKREECIGLMKKAADVHQINCRNAMTGKGIDRHLFCLYVVSKYLEVDSPFLSEVLSEPWRLSTSQTPHQQTNKLDLAKHPEHISAGGGFGPVADDGYGVSYIIAGEDCVFFHISCKNSCPTTSSSKMVDSIVKALADIKTMFEQH; the protein is encoded by the exons ATGGCTGAAGCCCACTCGGCCGTGGCCTTCACCTTCTCGGTCACTCATGAGGGGGTCAACGTGGACGTCAACCATGAGGCCCTCAAGGCCGTCTTCAAGAGTGGTCTACGGTCCATCAAGAAGTCCATGGGGAGGATCAag AACCAGATGAAGAATGGTGTGTACCCTGCATCCCCCATGAGCTGGCTGTTTGTGCTGACATTCGTGCTGGCCTTCATCCTGGCTGGAGTGGACCCTTCTTTTGGGGTGATTGGCTGGATCAAGACCCACTTCCCCTG GTTGAGTAGTGCCTCTCCATTGGTGTCCTATTATGGGAGCTGCATCGTGTTTGCTACACTGGTCTGGCTGGCCAAGGCCTTTATCTGGAAGTACACCCTACGCCTGCTCCTCAACTATCACAGCTGGATGTACGAGAGTCGCGGACCGATGTCACTCAAAACCAAACTCTGGCTG GTAACTGTTAAACTGATGGGTGGTAGAAAACCCATGTTGATGAGTTACCAGTTCTCTCTGCCAAAGCTGTCTGTGCCAAGTATTCATGACACCATGAACAGG TACCTGACCTCAGTCCAACCGTTATTGGACGAGGAGAAATATTCCAGAATGGAGAAGCTGGCTAGAGAGTTTGAGGATGGCATTGGCAAAAAACTGCAGCGTTACCTGGTGTTGAAGTCGTACTGGGCCACAAACTACGTGTCTGATTGGTGGGAGGACTACGTCTACCTCAGTGGCCGGTCTCCCCTCATGATCAACAGCAACTTCTATGCAGTG GATGCTGTCTTCATCAACCCCACCTCCAGACAGGCGTCACGAGCAGCCAACATCATATACGCCATGTTGTTGTACAGGCGGGAGCTGGAGAGGGAGGAACTCAACCCA ATTTTATTGAACAAAACTGTACCACTGTGCTCAGCTCAATATGAACGTCAATTCCAAACCACGCGTGTTCCTGGACTCGAGAAAG ACAAGCTTGTACACTATAAGGACAGCAATCACATTGCGGTGTACCACAAAGGCAGATATTTCAAGGTGTACATCTACTTCAGAGGACAACTGTTGAAACCTGTGGAAATTGAAAA GACAATCCAGCAGATCTTAGACGATGACTCAGAGCCCGCCCCCGGGGAGGAGCATCTGGCTGCCCTGACCGCTGGGGACAGAGTTCCCTGGTACCACGCCAGAGAGGAGTACTTCAGGAAGGGCAAGAACAAGGCTTCCCTGGACGCTGTAGAAAAG GCAGCCTTCTTTGTGGCCCTTGATGATGAACCCCAGAACTATGACAAA AATGATCCTTCTAAACTCAGCCAGTTTGGAAATGCCATGCTTCATGGGAAAGGATATGACCGATGGTTTGATAAATCCTTCACACTTGTTGTCACATCCAATGGCAGA GTTGGCTTCAACGCGGAACACTCATG GGCTGATGCCCCTATCATGGCCCATCTTTGGGAGTACAGCATGTTCGAGGACTTTTTCGTACAAGG ATACACAAAGGAGGGATTCTGCAAAGGGGAGATAACTACTCCTCCACCCAACCCCATCAGGCTGGAGTGGGATCTACCTAAACCT TGTCTACAGGTGATTGAGAACAGCCTGGAGGCGGCCAAGCAGCTGATAGCGGACGTAGACCTGCAGCTACTGGTCCACAATCAGTACGGCAAGGGCTTCATGAAGGTCTGCCGCGTCAGTCCCGACGCCTACATACAGCTGGCCCTACAGCTAGCCTACTACAGG ATGCACAAGAAGTTCTGCCTGACGTACGAATCCTCCATGACACGTCTgttcagagaaggtagaacaGAGACAGTCCGGTCCTGTACCCCCGACTCGTGTGACTTTGTCAAGGCCATGGACAATCCAGAGAAAAAG AGAGAAGAGTGCATTGGTCTGATGAAGAAAGCTGCTGACGTCCATCAAATAAACTGCCGCAACGCTATGACTGGGAAAGGCATCGACCGCCATCTTTTCTGTCTCTACGTGGTGTCCAAGTATCTCGAGGTCGACTCACCATTTTTATCCGAAGTCCTTAGTGAGCCATGGAGACTCTCAACCAGTCAG ACTCCTCATCAACAGACCAACAAGTTAGACTTGGCCAAGCACCCTGAGCACATATCAGCGGGGGGTGGGTTTGGACCAGTAGCGGATGACGGTTACGGAGTGTCTTACATCATCGCTGGAGAGGACTGTGTGTTCTTCCATATCTCCTGTAAAAACTCCTGCCCAACCACT AGTTCATCAAAGATGGTAGATTCCATAGTCAAGGCATTGGCAGACATAAAGACCATGTTTGAACAACATTAA
- the LOC128184322 gene encoding coatomer subunit beta-like yields MATLAEQPCYTLINIPSDAEPPTELQLRQDLEKGDIKTKTEALKKTIQQILNGEKLPTLLMTIIRFVMPIQDHMIKKLLLIFWEVVPKYTPDGKMLHEMILVCDAYRKDLQHPNEFIRGSTLRFLCKLKEAELLEPLMPAIRQCLEHRHSYVRRNAVLAIYTIYRNHDSLIPDAPELIAKFLEGEQDMSCKRNAFMMLIHADQERALNYLSSCIDQVNSFGDILQLVIVELIYKVCHNNPSERARFIRCIYNLLNSQSPAVRYEAAGTLVTLSSAPTAVKAAASCYIELIIKESDNNVKLIVLDRLIALKEVPAHEKVLQDLVMDILRVLSAPDLEVRKKTLTLALDLVSSRNIEEMVLVLKKEVVKTNNVEHEDTGKYRQLLVRTLHQCCIKFQDIAATIIPVLIEFLGDQNELAALDVLVFVREAIQRFESLRGLIISKLQEIFPSIKAMKIHRAALWILGEYCETNDDIQNVMTMIRQALGEIPIVDDEIKKAAGEVADDEMQSGGQVQKLVTADGTYATQSAFSSAPSSAKKEERPPMRQYMMDGDFFVGAALATTLTKLALKYIANTPDVKRQNSLVAESMLIMAAIIHLGKSGLPTKPITDDDVDRIATCLKVLAEKTPLMGEIFNTDCRQSLSLMLAAKMEEEKELQRASEKRTVKVQADDPISFAQLVNKAEMGATENMFELTLSQALGMSGKKDGDPIGASKLNKVTQLTGFSDPVYSEAYVNVNQFDIVLDILVVNQTSDTLQNLTVELATLGDLKLVEKPTPMTMAPHDFCNIKANVKVASTENGIIFGNIVYDISGAGSDRNCVVLNDIHIDIMDYIVPASCDDTEFRQMWAEFEWENKVAVNTNVSDLAEFLQHVIKITNMRCLTPEKALKGDCGFMAANMYAKSIFGENVLANLSIEKPAHLSKDSPVQGHIRIRAKSQGMALSMGDKINLSQKSIGKGQ; encoded by the exons ATGGCTACTTTGGCAGAACAGCCGTGTTACACCCTGATCAACATCCCCTCTGACGCAGAACCTCCCACAGAACTCCAGCTCCGACAGGATCTAG aaaaggGAGACATTAAGACAAAGACTGAGGCCCTGAAGAAGACCATCCAGCAGATTCTGAATGGAGAGAAGCTGCCCACTCTCCTGATGACCATCATCCGATTCGTCATGCCCATCCAAGATCACATGATCAAGAAGCTGCTGCTCATCTTCTGGGAGGTGGTGCCCAAGTACACCCCCGACGGCAAGATGTTGCACGAAATGATTCTTGTGTGCGACGCGTACAGAAAG GATCTGCAGCACCCCAATGAGTTTATCCGGGGCTCCACTCTGCGGTTCCTTTGTAAGCTGAAGGAGGCCGAGCTGTTAGAGCCACTGATGCCCGCCATCAGGCAGTGTCTTGAACACAGACACTCCTATGTTAGACGCAACGCTGTCCTGGCCATCTACACCATCTACAG AAACCATGACTCCCTGATCCCTGATGCTCCGGAGTTGATTGCCAAGTTCCTGGAGGGAGAACAGGACATGTCCTGCAAGAGAAATGCCTTCATGATGCTGATTCATGCTGATCAG GAGAGAGCCCTGAACTACCTGAGTAGCTGCATAGACCAGGTCAACTCATTCGGAGACATCCTACAGCTGGTCATTGTGGAGCTGATCTACAAG GTATGCCACAACAACCCATCAGAGAGGGCTCGATTTATCCGTTGTATTTACAACCTCCTGAACTCCCAGAGTCCCGCGGTCCGCTATGAGGCAGCTGGTACCCTAGTCACTCTGTCTAGTGCTCCTACCGCAGTCAAG GCTGCCGCTAGCTGTTACATAGAGCTGATCATCAAAGAAAGTGACAACAATGTCAAACTGATCGTACTAGACCGTCTGATAGCTCTGAAGGAGGTGCCAGCTCATGAGAAGGTTTTACAG GATTTGGTGATGGACATTTTGAGAGTGTTGAGTGCTCCAGATTTAGAAGTGAGGAAAAAGACCTTGACCTTGGCTCTTGACCTTGTCTCCTCCAGAAACATTGAAGAG ATGGTATTGGTGTTGAAAAAAGAAGTGGTTAAGACCAACAACGTAGAACATGAGGACACTGGGAAATACCGCCAGCTGCTGGTCCGCACACTGCATCAGTGCTGTATCAAGTTCCAGGACATTGCTGCCACCATCATCCCTGTG CTGATCGAGTTTCTGGGAGACCAGAACGAGCTGGCAGCACTGGACGTGTTGGTGTTTGTGAGGGAGGCCATCCAGAGGTTCGAGTCACTGAGGGGACTCATCATCAGCAAACTGCAGGAAATCTTCCCCTCCATCAAAGCCATGAA GATCCACAGAGCTGCATTGTGGATTCTAGGAGAATATTGCGAAACCAATGATGACATCCAGAATGTCATGACCATGATCCGACAAGCATTGGGAGAG ATTCCAATTGTGGATGATGAAATAAAGAAAGCTGCTGGAGAAGTGGCTGATGATG AGATGCAGTCCGGTGGACAGGTACAGAAGTTGGTGACAGCTGACGGAACCTATGCCACACAGAGTGCATTTAGTTCTGCCCCATCTTCCGCAAAGAAGGAGGAGAG ACCACCCATGAGGCAATACATGATGGACGGAGATTTCTTTGTGGGAGCAGCTTTGGCCACCACCCTGACAAAACTGGCCCTCAAATACATCGCTAACACTCCAGATGTCAAGAGGCAAAAT TCTCTGGTGGCTGAATCTATGTTAATCATGGCTGCTATTATTCATCTTGGAAAGTCTGGATTGCCCACAAAG CCAATCACAGATGATGATGTGGATAGGATTGCGACCTGTCTGAAGGTGCTGGCCGAGAAGACCCCGCTGATGGGCGAGATCTTCAACACTGACTGTAGACAGTCCCTCTCCCTGATGCTGGCAGCCAAGATGGAGGAAGAAAAGGAACTCCAGAGG GCTTCAGAGAAGAGAACTGTCAAGGTTCAAGCTGATGACCCTATATCATTCGCTCAGCTCGTCAACAAAGCAGAAATGGGAGCTACTGAG aacatGTTTGAACTGACATTGTCTCAAGCTTTAGGAATGTCTGGCAAGAAAGATGGCGATCCTATTGGAGCTTCTAAACTGAACAAG GTAACCCAGCTGACTGGTTTCTCGGATCCTGTGTATTCGGAGGCCTATGTCAATGTGAACCAGTTTGACATCGTGCTGGATATCCTGGTTGTAAACCAGACATCTGACACACTGCAGAACCTGACAGTGGAGCTGGCTACTCTAG GTGACTTGAAGCTGGTGGAAAAACCCACACCAATGACCATGGCTCCACATGATTTCTGCAATATCAAAGCCAATGTCAAAGTGGCCTCCACAGAAAATGGAATTATATTTGGAAACATAG TGTACGACATAAGTGGAGCAGGCAGCGATCGTAACTGTGTGGTGCTCAACGACATCCACATCGATATCATGGACTACATAGTGCCTGCCTCCTGCGACGACACCGAGTTCCGACAGATGTGGGCCGAGTTTGAGTGGGAGAACAAGGTGGCTGTCAACACCAATGTCTCGGATCTCGCCGAGTTCCTGCAGCATGTCATCAAGATCACCAACATGAGATGTCTCACTCCTGAAAAG GCATTGAAGGGAGACTGTGGTTTTATGGCAGCCAACATGTACGCCAAGTCCATCTTTGGGGAGAATGTCCTGGCCAATCTGAGTATAGAGAAGCCTGCCCACCTGTCAAAGGACTCACCTGTGCAGGGTCACATCCGTATTCGGGCCAAAAGCCAG GGCATGGCTTTGAGCATGGGGGACAAGATCAATCTTTCTCAGAAGAGTATTGGCAAAGGACAGTAG
- the LOC128184324 gene encoding carnitine O-palmitoyltransferase 1, liver isoform-like isoform X2, which translates to MAEAHSAVAFTFSVTHEGVNVDVNHEALKAVFKSGLRSIKKSMGRIKNQMKNGVYPASPMSWLFVLTFVLAFILAGVDPSFGVIGWIKTHFPWLSSASPLVSYYGSCIVFATLVWLAKAFIWKYTLRLLLNYHSWMYESRGPMSLKTKLWLVTVKLMGGRKPMLMSYQFSLPKLSVPSIHDTMNRYLTSVQPLLDEEKYSRMEKLAREFEDGIGKKLQRYLVLKSYWATNYVSDWWEDYVYLSGRSPLMINSNFYAVDAVFINPTSRQASRAANIIYAMLLYRRELEREELNPILLNKTVPLCSAQYERQFQTTRVPGLEKDKLVHYKDSNHIAVYHKGRYFKVYIYFRGQLLKPVEIEKTIQQILDDDSEPAPGEEHLAALTAGDRVPWYHAREEYFRKGKNKASLDAVEKAAFFVALDDEPQNYDKNDPSKLSQFGNAMLHGKGYDRWFDKSFTLVVTSNGRVGFNAEHSWADAPIMGHLWEVATADDRTIGYTKEGFCKGEITTPPPNPIRLEWDLPKPCLQVIENSLEAAKQLIADVDLQLLVHNQYGKGFMKVCRVSPDAYIQLALQLAYYRMHKKFCLTYESSMTRLFREGRTETVRSCTPDSCDFVKAMDNPEKKREECIGLMKKAADVHQINCRNAMTGKGIDRHLFCLYVVSKYLEVDSPFLSEVLSEPWRLSTSQTPHQQTNKLDLAKHPEHISAGGGFGPVADDGYGVSYIIAGEDCVFFHISCKNSCPTTSSSKMVDSIVKALADIKTMFEQH; encoded by the exons ATGGCTGAAGCCCACTCGGCCGTGGCCTTCACCTTCTCGGTCACTCATGAGGGGGTCAACGTGGACGTCAACCATGAGGCCCTCAAGGCCGTCTTCAAGAGTGGTCTACGGTCCATCAAGAAGTCCATGGGGAGGATCAag AACCAGATGAAGAATGGTGTGTACCCTGCATCCCCCATGAGCTGGCTGTTTGTGCTGACATTCGTGCTGGCCTTCATCCTGGCTGGAGTGGACCCTTCTTTTGGGGTGATTGGCTGGATCAAGACCCACTTCCCCTG GTTGAGTAGTGCCTCTCCATTGGTGTCCTATTATGGGAGCTGCATCGTGTTTGCTACACTGGTCTGGCTGGCCAAGGCCTTTATCTGGAAGTACACCCTACGCCTGCTCCTCAACTATCACAGCTGGATGTACGAGAGTCGCGGACCGATGTCACTCAAAACCAAACTCTGGCTG GTAACTGTTAAACTGATGGGTGGTAGAAAACCCATGTTGATGAGTTACCAGTTCTCTCTGCCAAAGCTGTCTGTGCCAAGTATTCATGACACCATGAACAGG TACCTGACCTCAGTCCAACCGTTATTGGACGAGGAGAAATATTCCAGAATGGAGAAGCTGGCTAGAGAGTTTGAGGATGGCATTGGCAAAAAACTGCAGCGTTACCTGGTGTTGAAGTCGTACTGGGCCACAAACTACGTGTCTGATTGGTGGGAGGACTACGTCTACCTCAGTGGCCGGTCTCCCCTCATGATCAACAGCAACTTCTATGCAGTG GATGCTGTCTTCATCAACCCCACCTCCAGACAGGCGTCACGAGCAGCCAACATCATATACGCCATGTTGTTGTACAGGCGGGAGCTGGAGAGGGAGGAACTCAACCCA ATTTTATTGAACAAAACTGTACCACTGTGCTCAGCTCAATATGAACGTCAATTCCAAACCACGCGTGTTCCTGGACTCGAGAAAG ACAAGCTTGTACACTATAAGGACAGCAATCACATTGCGGTGTACCACAAAGGCAGATATTTCAAGGTGTACATCTACTTCAGAGGACAACTGTTGAAACCTGTGGAAATTGAAAA GACAATCCAGCAGATCTTAGACGATGACTCAGAGCCCGCCCCCGGGGAGGAGCATCTGGCTGCCCTGACCGCTGGGGACAGAGTTCCCTGGTACCACGCCAGAGAGGAGTACTTCAGGAAGGGCAAGAACAAGGCTTCCCTGGACGCTGTAGAAAAG GCAGCCTTCTTTGTGGCCCTTGATGATGAACCCCAGAACTATGACAAA AATGATCCTTCTAAACTCAGCCAGTTTGGAAATGCCATGCTTCATGGGAAAGGATATGACCGATGGTTTGATAAATCCTTCACACTTGTTGTCACATCCAATGGCAGA GTTGGCTTCAACGCGGAACACTCATG GGCGGACGCACCCATAATGGGACATTTGTGGGAAGTGGCAACGGCAGATGATCGTACCATTGG ATACACAAAGGAGGGATTCTGCAAAGGGGAGATAACTACTCCTCCACCCAACCCCATCAGGCTGGAGTGGGATCTACCTAAACCT TGTCTACAGGTGATTGAGAACAGCCTGGAGGCGGCCAAGCAGCTGATAGCGGACGTAGACCTGCAGCTACTGGTCCACAATCAGTACGGCAAGGGCTTCATGAAGGTCTGCCGCGTCAGTCCCGACGCCTACATACAGCTGGCCCTACAGCTAGCCTACTACAGG ATGCACAAGAAGTTCTGCCTGACGTACGAATCCTCCATGACACGTCTgttcagagaaggtagaacaGAGACAGTCCGGTCCTGTACCCCCGACTCGTGTGACTTTGTCAAGGCCATGGACAATCCAGAGAAAAAG AGAGAAGAGTGCATTGGTCTGATGAAGAAAGCTGCTGACGTCCATCAAATAAACTGCCGCAACGCTATGACTGGGAAAGGCATCGACCGCCATCTTTTCTGTCTCTACGTGGTGTCCAAGTATCTCGAGGTCGACTCACCATTTTTATCCGAAGTCCTTAGTGAGCCATGGAGACTCTCAACCAGTCAG ACTCCTCATCAACAGACCAACAAGTTAGACTTGGCCAAGCACCCTGAGCACATATCAGCGGGGGGTGGGTTTGGACCAGTAGCGGATGACGGTTACGGAGTGTCTTACATCATCGCTGGAGAGGACTGTGTGTTCTTCCATATCTCCTGTAAAAACTCCTGCCCAACCACT AGTTCATCAAAGATGGTAGATTCCATAGTCAAGGCATTGGCAGACATAAAGACCATGTTTGAACAACATTAA
- the LOC128184328 gene encoding isobutyryl-CoA dehydrogenase, mitochondrial-like gives MAALRRTTRLLRHVLCNSRTTTVVQTRTIGEIWVDGSCINPALGLTEEQKQIQKVATDYAKNELFPNMAKWDEEEIFPVDTLKKAGELGFGAIYCREESGGTGLNRQDASVIFEALSQGCVSTTAYISIHNMCAWMIDEFGNKELSQKWIPQLSTMEKLASYCLTEPNHGSDAANLSTTAKQVGDKFILNGSKAFISGGGDTDVYVVMCRTGEQGPKGISCMLVEKGSPGLAFGKKEKKVGWNSQPTRAVIFEDCEVPASNLIGELGDGFKIAMRGLNGGRINIASCSLGAAQSSIELARDHLKVRKQFGKTLDSFQHLQFTLADMATKLVTSRNIVRMAARALDEDWSEKVALCSMAKYFATEECSKICNDALQLHGGYGYLKDYAVQQYVRDIRVHQILEGTNEIMRLLISRDLLTDGERKYS, from the exons ATGGCTGCTCTCAGAAGGACAACTAGATTATTGAGACATGTTTTATGCAATTCACGGACCACAACAGTGGTACAGACACGAACAATAGGAGAAATATGGGTCGATGGGAGCTGCATCAACC CTGCACTGGGATTAACAGAAGAACAAAAACAGATTCAAAAAGTTGCTACTgattatgctaaaaatgagctTTTCCCAAACATGGCAAAGTGGGATGAAGAG GAAATATTTCCTGTTGATACCTTGAAGAAAGCTGGAGAACTGGGATTTGGAGCAATATACTGCAGGGAAGAAAGCGGAGGGACGGGTTTGAACCGCCAGGATGCCTCAGTAATCTTTGAAGCATTATCTCAGGGATGTGTCAGCACCACAGCATACATAAGCATTCACAA CATGTGTGCCTGGATGATCGATGAGTTTGGGAACAAAGAGCTGTCTCAGAAATGGATTCCTCAGCTCAGCACCATGGAGAAACTCGCCTCCTACTGCCTGACCGAGCCAAACCACGGGAGTGACGCCGCAAACCTCAGCACCACCGCCAAACAAGTGGGAGACAAGTTTATACTGAACGGATCAAAG GCTTTTATCAGTGGAGGGGGAGACACAGACGTATACGTCGTGATGTGTAGGACGGGGGAGCAGGGCCCTAAAGGAATCTCCTGTATGCTGGTGGAAAAGGGGTCTCCTGGATTAGCTTTTGGCAAGAAGGAGAAAAAG GTTGGATGGAACTCCCAGCCCACTCGAGCTGTTATATTTGAAGACTGTGAAGTTCCAGCCTCTAATCTGATAGGGGAGCTGGGGGATGGTTTCAAAATTGCCATGAGAGGACTGAATGGAGGAAGAATTAATATAG CTTCCTGTTCATTAGGAGCAGCACAATCCAGTATTGAACTCGCAAGGGATCATCTCAAAGTTCGAAAACAGTTTGGAAAAACATTGGATAGTTTTCAG CATCTTCAATTTACCCTAGCAGACATGGCTACCAAACTAGTGACCTCTCGTAACATTGTCAGAATGGCAGCCCGAGCCCTGGATGAGGACTGGTCAGAGAAAGTGGCCCTGTGCTCCATGGCCAAGTACTTTGCAACTGAAGAATGCTCTAAA ATCTGTAATGACGCCCTTCAACTCCACGGCGGGTATGGCTACCTCAAAGACTATGCTGTACAGCAGTACGTCCGGGACATCAGAGTCCATCAAATCTTAGAAG GAACAAATGAAATCATGAGACTTTTGATATCCAGAGATTTATTAACAGATGGGGAAAGGAAATACTCTTGA